One genomic segment of Impatiens glandulifera chromosome 6, dImpGla2.1, whole genome shotgun sequence includes these proteins:
- the LOC124943105 gene encoding putative disease resistance protein RGA4, whose protein sequence is MADAALIRGLLSNLAPLIKDELSLFWSFKEEVQKLSSTLSSISAVLEDAERKNVQEKDKQTEDWLRKLKDVAYEVRDIMDECTFEDLRLQVNRRNASSSTLIQVTNSITRPFSIPMTRLKVGHKIKDVQKKLDQISLERQKLHLLESVPDSKIDKLTSSSRETISLSSCNQVYGRDKEKKQIIDILVNNTSSAKKLSVLPIVGIGGLGKTTLAQTVFNDEEITKYFETKIWVCVSEEFDIKLVMKAILQENAEARSEELQIKVREKLSGKRYLLVLDDVWNEEVEAWRRLRSILECGSNGAFVLTTTRKGNVAEIMGTIQPFELSSLSQVDCWLLFKECAKPKLPNFINIGKEISRKCMGVPLVTNVLGSQLRFNCDEKEWCRIRDSEIWEISQNENLILSILRLSYYDLSYHLRRCFVFCAIFPKDAEIEKERLIQLWMAHGLFPTVKNQEMEDIGNTIWNELCRRSFFQNEKLDWSGNEICKMHDLMHDLSESVMKDECYTLDANSSSDGLKREIRHVSAMVDEFVKTSVRSLKKIGGLQSLILNRRRGIFGNVTQQICLSVLKELSGLRVLELSCIVQYQDLCYMGRLKHLRYLDISGNNQITTLHDSICDLLNLQTLKLNRCSKLESLPRNTKNLISLRHLYLKGCAGLKYMPRGMGKLKHLKTLNLFVISNKGRDCQLDELKELDIRGSLEIKNLGRVSDASMERGISMAKKTSINELKLEWRSNDEVDDNESKSTIDEKIGEALEVSTARLKILKMSGYKGENFPKWLELKGLDNMNTIASSSDGNEMIVLFPLLEELQIESMMNLRELVSSSCWSTGAFPNLSKLVIWYCPKLGALPPHLKSLKDVTVYGECSDELLYSISNLSALTRLILIGLHERSVLFGAGYKALMFDDEIPSTSSSSNNNSEAQLRGVRSTNFQSLQYLHIVNCKKLRRLFDEGMISKISGCQNKHFINSLKYLYISDCPELMISVEEFVGNLNINNNSLQILWIMECPKLVSSEDADDFIALLRPLRTRLGPKKFFVNNLLEEE, encoded by the coding sequence ATGGCTGATGCAGCTCTAATCAGAGGATTACTTTCAAATTTGGCACCTCTGATTAAGGATGAATTATCGTTGTTTTGGAGTTTTAAGGAGGAGGTTCAAAAGCTATCGAGCACGCTATCTTCGATTAGTGCCGTACTTGAGGATGCAGAGAGAAAGAACGTGCAAGAGAAGGACAAACAAACGGAAGATTGGCTGCGGAAACTGAAAGATGTGGCGTACGAGGTTCGAGACATCATGGATGAGTGCACCTTTGAAGATCTTCGTCTTCAAGTCAACAGGCGTAATGCCTCCTCTTCAACTCTGATCCAGGTAACCAACTCAATAACCCGTCCTTTTAGCATTCCTATGACACGTCTAAAAGTTGGTCACAAAATTAAGGATGTTCAAAAGAAGCTtgaccaaatttctttagagCGCCAAAAGTTACATTTGCTTGAATCTGTTCCTGACTCAAAAATAGACAAGCTTACTAGTAGTTCGCGTGAAACCATCTCTCTTTCTAGTTGTAATCAAGTTTATGGGAGAGATAAGGAAAAGAAACAGATTATTGATATTCTGGTCAATAATACATCTAGTGCCAAAAAGTTATCTGTTCTGCCAATTGTTGGAATTGGGGGTCTTGGAAAAACAACACTTGCCCAAACTGTCTTCAATGACGAGGAGATTACCAAGTATTTTGAAACCAAAATCTGGGTTTGTGTTTCTGAagaatttgatattaaattgGTGATGAAAGCCATCTTACAAGAAAATGCGGAAGCACGCTCAGAAGAATTGCAGATAAAAGTTAGAGAAAAATTGAGCGGGAAAAGATATCTGCTTGTATTGGATGATGTTTGGAATGAAGAGGTTGAGGCATGGAGGAGGTTGAGATCTATTTTGGAGTGTGGATCAAATGGTGCATTTGTCCTTACAACGACACGTAAAGGAAATGTGGCAGAAATCATGGGAACAATTCAACCTTTTGAATTATCCTCGCTCTCTCAAGTTGATTGTTGGTTATTATTCAAAGAATGCGCAAAACCAAAACTTccaaactttattaatattggTAAAGAAATAAGTAGAAAATGTATGGGTGTTCCCTTAGTTACCAATGTCTTGGGAAGCCAATTGCGATTCAATTGCGACGAAAAGGAATGGTGCAGAATAAGAGACAGTGAGATATGGGAGATTtcacaaaatgaaaatttaatctTGTCTATTCTAAGATTGAGTTATTATGACCTCTCTTATCATTTGAGGAGATGTTTTGTGTTTTGTGCCATATTTCCCAAGGATGCTGAAATTGAAAAGGAGAGATTAATCCAATTGTGGATGGCCCATGGTTTATTTCCTACAGTTAAAAACCAAGAAATGGAAGATATTGGGAATACAATTTGGAATGAGTTGTGTCGGAGATCCTTTTTTCAAAACGAGAAATTAGATTGGTCTGGAAATGAAATATGTAAGATGCACGATCTTATGCACGATCTTTCCGAATCTGTTATGAAAGATGAATGTTATACGTTGGATGCTAATAGCTCAAGTGATGGATTAAAACGAGAAATTCGTCATGTATCGGCAATGGTTGATGAATTTGTCAAAACATCAGTTCGTTCTCTTAAGAAAATTGGAGGGTTGCAATCACTCATACTCAATAGAAGAAGAGGTATTTTTGGAAATGTCACACAGCAGATTTGTTTGAGTGTCTTGAAGGAACTTTCAGGTTTACGTGTCCTTGAATTGAGCTGCATTGTGCAATATCAAGATTTGTGTTATATGGGACGTCTAAAACATCTCAGATACTTAGACATTTCCGGTAACAATCAGATAACAACATTACATGACAGTATTTGCGATCTCTTGAACTTACAGACTTTGAAACTCAATAGGTGTTCTAAGCTTGAAAGTTTGCCCAGAAATACGAAAAACCTTATTAGCCTGCGACATCTTTATTTGAAGGGTTGTGCTGGATTAAAATATATGCCTAGAGGGATGGGGAAATTGAAACATCTGAAGACATTAAACTTGTTTGTGATAAGCAACAAAGGAAGAGACTGCCAACTAGATGAATTAAAAGAATTGGATATCCGTGGATCTTTGGAAATTAAGAACTTGGGAAGAGTTAGTGACGCATCTATGGAAAGAGGGATAAGTATGGCTAAAAAGACGAGTATCAATGAATTGAAGTTGGAATGGAGATCTAATGATGAAGTTGATGACAATGAGAGCAAGAGTACTATAGAtgagaaaattggtgaagctctAGAGGTTTCAACTGCGAGGCTGAAGATATTGAAAATGAGTGGTTACAAAGGTGAAAATTTCCCTAAATGGCTCGAGCTTAAAGGCTTGGACAATATGAATACTATTGCTAGTAGCAGCGATGGCAATGAAATGATAGTACTATTCCCTTTGTTAGAGGAACTGCAGATTGAAAGTATGATGAATTTGAGGGAATTGGTGTCATCTAGCTGTTGGAGTACTGGAGCATTCCCTAATCTATCCAAGCTGGTGATATGGTATTGCCCAAAGCTAGGGGCCTTGCCACCGCATCTCAAATCACTCAAAGATGTAACTGTTTACGGTGAATGTTCGGATGAATTGTTATATAGCATCTCAAATCTGAGTGCTCTCACTCGTCTCATTCTTATTGGATTGCATGAAAGAAGTGTTTTATTTGGAGCTGGTTATAAGGCATTAATGTTTGATGATGAGATaccatcaacatcatcatcgtcAAATAATAATAGTGAAGCACAATTACGAGGAGTACGCTCAACTAATTTCCAATCTCTTCAATATCTGCATATTGTGAATTGCAAGAAGTTAAGGCGTTTGTTTGATGAGGGAATGATATCAAAGATTAGTGGCTGCCAGAACAAACACTTCATCAACTCTCTCAAGTATTTGTATATTAGTGATTGTCCGGAGTTGATGATATCAGTTGAGGAATTTGTTGGAAAcctcaatattaataataattcactaCAGATATTGTGGATTATGGAATGTCCTAAGTTGGTGTCTTCAGAAGATGCGGACGATTTTATCGCACTCCTGCGTCCCCTACGAACCAGACTTGGTCCTAAGAAGTTCTTTGTAAATAATCTATTGGAAGAGGAatag